One part of the Vitis riparia cultivar Riparia Gloire de Montpellier isolate 1030 chromosome 6, EGFV_Vit.rip_1.0, whole genome shotgun sequence genome encodes these proteins:
- the LOC117915669 gene encoding protein YLS3-like: MASKYVRILGLLDLLVMMLLMSASADFAKDRQECADQLVGLATCLPYVQGEGKAPTLDCCTGLKQVLQKSKKCLCVLIKDRDDPNLGFKINTTLALSLPTACNTPANMSECPALLQLPAGSPDAKIFEESGNSTATTKSTPVASAKANSTSSGSSSEMKSGGWRRRRWVGVELVFGLLFVIVSHLLLSSL; encoded by the exons ATGGCTTCAAAATATGTGAGAATTCTGGGGTTGTTAGACTTGTTGGTGATGATGCTGCTCATGTCTGCGAGCGCAGACTTCGCCAAGGATAGGCAGGAGTGCGCAGACCAGCTGGTTGGCCTCGCTACTTGTCTTCCTTATGTACAGGGTGAAGGGAAGGCCCCCACTCTTGACTGCTGTACTGGGCTCAAACAGGTTCTGCAGAAGAGCAAAAAGTGCCTATGCGTACTGATCAAGGATCGGGACGACCCGAATCTTGGCTTCAAGATCAATACTACGCTTGCTCTTAGCCTTCCCACCGCCTGCAATACACCGGCCAACATGTCTGAGTGTCCTG CTCTTCTGCAACTCCCAGCAGGCTCACCTGATGCTAAGATATTCGAGGAGTCCGGGAACAGCACAGCTACAACCAAAAGCACCCCAGTTGCAAGCG CTAAGGCCAACTCGACTAGCAGTGGATCGAGCTCTGAGATGAAGAGTGGTGGCTGGCGGAGGAGGAGATGGGTGGGAGTAGAACTGGTTTTTGGGCTTCTCTTCGTGATTGTTTCTCACCTCCTGCTTAGTTCGCTTTGA